One window from the genome of Oncorhynchus gorbuscha isolate QuinsamMale2020 ecotype Even-year linkage group LG14, OgorEven_v1.0, whole genome shotgun sequence encodes:
- the LOC123995763 gene encoding forkhead box protein A2-like, with the protein MLSAVKMEGHEHSDWSAYYGEPECYTSVGNMTQHTGLGMNSMSTYMSMPGMTSTSNMSGSPMNMSYVNTGVNHSMAAMSPGSGAMHSIGAGMAGMSAALNPNMSPINTPSPSMNALTSYNNMSVMSPMYGQSNIRSRDPKTYRRSYTHAKPPYSYISLITMALQQSTTKMLTLNELYQWIQDLFPFYRQNQQRWQNSIRHSLSFNDCFLKVPRSPDKPGKGSFWTLHPDSGNMFENGCYLRRQKRFRCEKDLGRETGKKTPEGGSNSSPESCNGNESPHPTPSVKDVKRTVSNPKPRQQVMSPAEHALSPIPQTHHLLSQHHSVLVHEAHLKPEHHYSFNHPFSINNLMSSEQQHHHKMDLKTYEQMMQYGYGSPMTGPLSMGSMSAKTGLDVASTPADTSYYQGVYSRPIMNSS; encoded by the exons ATGCTAAGCGCTGTTAAAATGGAAGGACACGAGCATTCAGACTGGAGCGCTTACTACGGAGAGCCCGAG TGCTATACCTCAGTTGGAAACATGACACAACACACCGGTTTGGGAATGAACTCGATGAGCACCTATATGAGCATGCCTGGAATGACTTCAACCAGCAACATGTCAGGCAGCCCCATGAACATGTCATACGTCAACACGGGTGTGAACCACTCCATGGCCGCGATGTCACCGGGCTCCGGAGCCATGCACAGTATAGGAGCAGGGATGGCGGGCATGAGCGCGGCGCTAAACCCGAACATGAGCCCCATAAACACCCCGTCTCCATCGATGAATGCTCTGACCTCCTATAATAATATGAGCGTTATGAGCCCCATGTATGGACAGTCCAACATAAGGTCAAGGGACCCCAAAACATACAGGAGAAGCTATACGCACGCCAAGCCCCCATATTCCTACATTTCTCTCATCACCATGGCTTTACAGCAGTCTACCACAAAGATGCTGACGTTGAATGAGCTATACCAGTGGATCCAGGACCTCTTCCCCTTCTACAGACAGAACCAGCAGCGCTGGCAAAACTCTATCCGCCACTCTCTGTCCTTCAACGACTGCTTCCTCAAAGTGCCCAGGTCCCCGGATAAGCCGGGCAAAGGATCTTTCTGGACCCTTCACCCGGACTCAGGGAATATGTTTGAGAACGGCTGCTATCTCCGGAGGCAAAAGCGGTTCAGGTGCGAGAAAGACCTCGGCAGGGAGACCGGGAAGAAAACTCCCGAGGGCGGCTCTAACAGCAGCCCAGAGAGCTGTAATGGAAACGaatcaccccaccccaccccgtcCGTAAAAGACGTCAAGCGGACTGTATCTAACCCGAAACCCCGGCAGCAGGTAATGAGCCCCGCGGAGCACGCTCTCTCTCCTATCCCACAGACTCACCATCTTCTGTCTCAGCATCACTCGGTGCTCGTGCACGAAGCCCACCTGAAGCCGGAGCACCACTATTCATTCAATCACCCCTTCTCCATCAACAATCTAATGTCGTCGGAACAGCAGCATCACCACAAAATGGACCTAAAAACGTATGAACAGATGATGCAGTACGGCTATGGTTCACCGATGACAGGACCGCTGTCCATGGGCTCAATGTCGGCTAAAACGGGCTTAGATGTTGCTTCTACACCCGCAGACACTTCTTACTACCAAGGTGTGTATTCGAGGCCAATCATGAACTCTTCTTGA